In one Balaenoptera musculus isolate JJ_BM4_2016_0621 chromosome 20, mBalMus1.pri.v3, whole genome shotgun sequence genomic region, the following are encoded:
- the NOG gene encoding noggin, with protein sequence MERCPSLGVTLYALVVVLGLRAAPAGGQHYLHIRPAPSDNLPLVDLIEHPDPIFDPKEKDLNETLLRSLLGGHYDPGFMATSPPEDRPGGGAVAAGGAEDLAELDQLLRQRPSGAMPSEIKGLEFSEGLAPGKKQRLSKKLRRKLQMWLWSQTFCPVLYAWNDLGSRFWPRYVKVGSCFSKRSCSVPEGMVCKPSKSVHLTVLRWRCQRRGGQRCGWIPIQYPIISECKCSC encoded by the coding sequence ATGGAGCgctgccccagcctgggggtcaCCCTCTACGCCCTGGTGGTGGTCCTGGGGCTGCGGGCGGCACCGGCCGGCGGCCAGCACTATCTCCACATCCGCCCGGCTCCCAGCGACAACCTGCCCCTGGTGGACCTCATCGAACACCCGGACCCTATCTTTGACCCCAAGGAGAAGGATCTGAACGAGACGCTGCTGCGCTCGCTGCTCGGGGGCCACTACGACCCGGGCTTCATGGCCACCTCTCCCCCCGAGGACCGGCCCGGCGGGGGCGCGGTGGCGGCCGGGGGCGCCGAGGACCTGGCGGAGCTGGACCAGCTGCTGCGGCAGCGGCCGTCGGGGGCCATGCCGAGCGAGATCAAAGGGCTGGAGTTCTCCGAGGGCTTGGCCCCGGGCAAGAAGCAGCGCCTGAGCAAGAAGCTGCGGAGGAAGTTACAGATGTGGCTGTGGTCGCAGACCTTTTGCCCGGTGCTGTACGCCTGGAACGACCTGGGCAGCCGCTTTTGGCCGCGCTACGTGAAGGTGGGCAGCTGCTTCAGCAAGCGCTCGTGCTCCGTGCCAGAGGGCATGGTGTGCAAGCCGTCCAAGTCCGTGCACCTCACGGTGCTGCGGTGGCGCTGTCAGCGGCGCGGGGGCCAGCGCTGCGGCTGGATTCCCATCCAGTACCCCATCATTTCCGAGTGCAAGTGCTCATGCTAG